In Janibacter cremeus, a genomic segment contains:
- the argF gene encoding ornithine carbamoyltransferase, whose translation MTTRHMLADDDLTPTEQSAVLDLAEHLKTDRHAEQPLAGPRAVAVIFDKPTLRTQLSFATGVAELGGYPMSVDGSLAQIGTRESIADVARVIGRQVSAIVWRTHGQDRLEELASHVDVPVINALTDDYHPCQLLADLLTIREHKGGTAGRTLAYLGDGANNMAHSYLLSCAMAGMHVRIGTPTAHRPAADVLARAETIAAEQGGSVLVTADPVTAADGADVLATDTWVSMGMEGEKGDRTGQSSPFAAFAVTRELLAHAAGDAIVLHCLPAYRGLEIEAEVIDGDQSVVWDEAENRLHAQKALMTFLLTASS comes from the coding sequence ATGACCACCCGCCACATGCTCGCCGACGACGACCTGACCCCGACCGAGCAGTCCGCCGTGCTCGACCTGGCCGAGCACCTCAAGACCGACCGCCACGCCGAACAGCCCCTCGCCGGGCCGCGGGCCGTCGCCGTCATCTTCGACAAGCCCACGCTGCGCACCCAGCTGTCCTTCGCCACTGGTGTGGCAGAACTCGGCGGATACCCGATGTCGGTCGACGGGAGCCTCGCCCAGATCGGCACCCGGGAGTCGATCGCCGACGTGGCTCGGGTGATCGGCCGCCAGGTGAGCGCGATCGTCTGGCGCACCCACGGGCAGGACCGCCTCGAGGAGCTCGCCTCCCACGTCGACGTGCCGGTCATCAACGCACTGACCGACGACTACCACCCGTGCCAGCTGCTCGCAGACCTGCTGACGATCCGTGAGCACAAGGGCGGGACCGCCGGCCGCACCCTCGCCTACCTCGGCGACGGCGCGAACAACATGGCGCACTCGTACCTCCTCTCCTGCGCGATGGCCGGGATGCACGTCCGCATCGGGACGCCCACTGCGCACCGACCAGCCGCCGACGTCCTCGCCCGCGCAGAGACGATCGCTGCGGAGCAGGGCGGCTCCGTGCTCGTCACCGCCGACCCGGTGACCGCCGCCGACGGGGCCGACGTGCTCGCGACAGACACCTGGGTGTCCATGGGTATGGAGGGGGAGAAGGGCGACCGCACCGGCCAGTCCTCTCCCTTCGCCGCCTTCGCCGTCACCCGGGAGCTGCTCGCGCACGCTGCCGGGGACGCGATCGTCCTGCACTGCCTGCCGGCCTACCGGGGCCTGGAGATCGAGGCCGAGGTGATCGACGGCGACCAGTCGGTCGTCTGGGACGAGGCCGAGAACAGACTCCACGCGCAGAAGGCCCTGATGACCTTCCTCCTGACCGCCTCGTCATGA
- a CDS encoding arginine repressor has protein sequence MIPATRPGRQARITELLREHAVRSQTELLALLAADGIEVTQATLSRDLLELRAEKVRIGRDLVYALPGEGGDRTPRAAVGRIEIDDRLRRLCEELLVTARSSAQLVVVRTPPGAANYLASAIDHARWPEVLGTIAGDDTIMVITGSPDEGLALTDRLLGLTQTAPDTQETP, from the coding sequence ATGATCCCCGCCACCCGACCGGGGCGGCAGGCCCGCATCACCGAGCTGCTGCGCGAGCACGCCGTGCGCAGCCAGACCGAGCTGCTCGCCCTGCTCGCCGCCGACGGCATCGAGGTCACCCAGGCGACCCTGTCGCGTGACCTGCTCGAGCTGCGCGCCGAGAAGGTGCGCATCGGTCGGGACCTCGTCTACGCACTTCCCGGCGAAGGGGGTGATCGCACCCCTCGCGCCGCGGTGGGCCGGATCGAGATCGACGACAGGCTGCGGCGTCTGTGCGAGGAGCTGCTCGTCACCGCACGCAGCAGCGCCCAGCTCGTCGTGGTGCGCACCCCGCCGGGTGCCGCGAACTACCTCGCCTCGGCCATCGACCACGCGCGCTGGCCCGAGGTGCTCGGAACGATCGCCGGGGATGACACGATCATGGTCATCACGGGCTCGCCCGACGAGGGCCTGGCCCTGACCGACCGACTGCTGGGCCTGACCCAGACCGCCCCCGACACCCAGGAGACACCGTGA
- the argH gene encoding argininosuccinate lyase has translation MTPDSPDQPAPSALSGERVSLWGGRFAGGPSDALAALSKSTHFDWRLAPYDIAGSRAHARVLHSAGLLDEANLSAMLQGLARLAEDVETGAFVPAEDDEDVHTALERGLIERVGTDVGGRLRAGRSRNDQVATLFRMYLRDHARVVAGMLLEVVTALVEQAETHIDVPMPGRTHLQHAQPVLLSHHLLAHAWALLRDVERLVDWDRRTSLSPYGSGALAGSSLGLDPEAVASDLGFSGAVENSIDGTASRDFVAEFCFVAAMSAVDVSRLAEEVILWATKEFSFITLDDAFSTGSSIMPQKKNPDVAELARGKAGRLVGDLAGLLTTLKALPLAYNRDLQEDKEPVFDAVDTLELLLPAFSGMVATLTYHGGRMAALAPQGFSLATDIAEWLVRQGVPFRVAHEVAGACVRECEDRQIELWDLTDEDLARISGHLTPGVREVLSVAGSLASRDAKGGTAPDRVRDQIGAARARVEDLGAWAATRIEAR, from the coding sequence GTGACACCGGACAGCCCGGACCAGCCCGCACCGAGCGCACTCTCGGGGGAGCGGGTCAGTCTGTGGGGTGGTCGCTTCGCCGGCGGTCCGAGCGACGCCCTGGCGGCGTTGAGCAAGTCCACCCACTTCGACTGGCGACTGGCGCCCTACGACATCGCCGGCTCTCGGGCCCACGCCCGGGTGCTGCACTCCGCCGGCCTGCTCGACGAGGCGAACCTCTCGGCGATGCTGCAGGGGCTGGCCCGGCTGGCCGAGGACGTCGAGACCGGCGCCTTCGTCCCCGCCGAGGACGACGAGGACGTGCACACGGCGCTGGAGCGTGGGCTCATCGAGCGCGTCGGGACCGACGTCGGCGGCCGGCTGCGTGCGGGCCGCTCGCGCAACGACCAGGTGGCCACCCTCTTTCGGATGTACCTGCGCGACCACGCCCGGGTCGTGGCCGGGATGCTCCTCGAGGTCGTCACGGCGCTGGTGGAGCAGGCCGAGACCCACATCGACGTCCCGATGCCCGGGCGCACCCATCTGCAGCACGCCCAGCCGGTGCTGCTCAGTCACCACCTGCTCGCCCACGCGTGGGCGCTGCTGCGTGACGTCGAACGCCTCGTCGACTGGGACCGCCGCACCTCGCTGAGTCCGTACGGGTCCGGTGCGCTGGCCGGGTCCTCGCTCGGGCTCGACCCCGAGGCCGTCGCCAGCGACCTCGGCTTCTCCGGTGCGGTGGAGAACTCCATCGATGGCACCGCCTCGCGCGACTTCGTCGCCGAGTTCTGCTTCGTCGCGGCGATGTCCGCCGTGGACGTCTCCCGCCTGGCCGAGGAGGTCATCCTCTGGGCCACGAAGGAGTTCTCCTTCATCACCCTCGACGACGCCTTCTCGACCGGGTCGAGCATCATGCCGCAGAAGAAGAACCCGGACGTCGCCGAGCTGGCCCGCGGCAAGGCCGGTCGCCTCGTCGGGGACCTGGCCGGGCTGCTGACCACGCTGAAGGCCCTGCCGCTCGCCTACAACCGTGACCTGCAGGAGGACAAGGAGCCGGTCTTCGACGCGGTCGACACCCTCGAGCTGCTCCTGCCGGCGTTCTCCGGGATGGTCGCGACGCTGACCTACCACGGGGGTCGGATGGCCGCCCTCGCGCCGCAGGGCTTCTCCCTCGCGACCGACATCGCCGAGTGGCTCGTTCGTCAAGGTGTGCCCTTCCGTGTCGCGCACGAGGTCGCAGGTGCCTGCGTCCGGGAGTGCGAGGACCGTCAGATCGAGCTGTGGGACCTCACCGACGAGGACCTCGCCCGGATCAGCGGTCACCTGACGCCCGGGGTGCGCGAGGTGCTCTCGGTCGCCGGGTCACTGGCCTCCCGGGACGCGAAGGGCGGCACTGCCCCCGACCGGGTCCGCGACCAGATCGGCGCCGCACGGGCCCGGGTCGAGGATCTCGGCGCCTGGGCGGCCACCCGGATCGAGGCGCGCTGA
- a CDS encoding DNA-3-methyladenine glycosylase: MNVGDLARDPLEVARSLLGAHLVGRGVTLRLTEVEAYHGEVDPGSHGYRGMTPRTRVMFGPAAHLYVYRSYGIHWCCNIVCGTKGECAAVLVRAGEVVAGEDLVAERRPGFGRREFARGPGRLTRAMAIDGEDDGAPLTGRDAPFALYAPREALPDASVRTGPRVGVSGPGGDGALYPWRYWIDGEPTVSVYRPGRARRVRPD, from the coding sequence CTGAACGTCGGCGACCTCGCGCGGGACCCGCTCGAGGTCGCCCGGTCGCTGCTGGGCGCGCACCTCGTCGGTCGCGGGGTCACCCTGCGACTGACCGAGGTCGAGGCGTACCACGGCGAGGTGGATCCCGGATCGCACGGGTACCGGGGGATGACCCCGCGCACCCGGGTGATGTTCGGCCCGGCTGCGCACCTGTACGTCTACCGCAGCTACGGCATCCACTGGTGCTGCAACATCGTCTGCGGGACGAAGGGGGAGTGCGCAGCCGTCCTCGTGCGTGCCGGTGAGGTGGTGGCGGGGGAGGACCTCGTGGCCGAACGCCGGCCGGGGTTCGGCCGGCGCGAGTTCGCCCGTGGCCCCGGCCGGCTCACCCGGGCGATGGCGATCGACGGCGAGGACGACGGGGCGCCGTTGACGGGACGGGATGCTCCCTTCGCGCTGTACGCGCCGCGGGAAGCGCTCCCCGACGCATCGGTACGCACCGGGCCCCGGGTGGGAGTCTCCGGCCCCGGGGGCGACGGGGCGCTCTACCCGTGGCGGTACTGGATCGACGGCGAGCCGACTGTCTCGGTGTACCGCCCGGGCAGGGCCCGCAGGGTCAGGCCGGATTGA
- the bfr gene encoding bacterioferritin, with translation MQPADPKVITLLNEALTIELTVVNGYFLNARMLDNWGMPRLGKVFYDLSIGEMKDADELIERILMFDGHPNVQKLNNIQVGENAVEMLELALASELHAIKTFNAAAHECHGFGDHATANVFEGMARDEEAHADWFEAQLDACTRVGMENYLAQQVDVSVNPA, from the coding sequence GTGCAGCCAGCTGATCCGAAGGTCATCACCCTCCTGAACGAGGCGCTCACCATCGAGTTGACCGTCGTCAACGGGTACTTCCTCAACGCCCGCATGCTCGACAACTGGGGAATGCCCCGCCTCGGGAAGGTCTTCTACGACCTCTCCATCGGCGAGATGAAGGACGCAGACGAACTCATCGAGCGCATCCTGATGTTCGACGGGCACCCCAACGTGCAGAAGTTGAACAACATCCAGGTCGGCGAGAACGCCGTCGAGATGCTCGAGCTGGCCCTGGCCAGCGAGCTGCACGCGATCAAGACCTTCAACGCCGCTGCCCATGAGTGCCACGGATTCGGCGACCACGCCACCGCCAACGTCTTCGAGGGCATGGCCCGCGACGAGGAGGCCCACGCCGACTGGTTCGAGGCCCAGCTCGACGCATGCACCCGCGTCGGCATGGAGAACTACCTCGCCCAGCAGGTCGACGTCTCCGTCAATCCGGCCTGA
- a CDS encoding (2Fe-2S)-binding protein: MIVCNCAVVGDKQIADAAAAGATTLSQVCASTGAGRDCGACVFSVRRILCDTVEAEGPQDSFPTVAEVERAAS; encoded by the coding sequence GTGATCGTGTGCAACTGCGCCGTCGTCGGCGACAAGCAGATCGCTGACGCCGCGGCCGCCGGCGCGACCACCCTCTCCCAGGTGTGCGCGAGCACGGGAGCAGGGCGCGATTGCGGTGCCTGTGTCTTCTCCGTGCGCCGCATTCTCTGCGACACTGTGGAAGCCGAGGGTCCGCAGGACTCCTTCCCCACTGTCGCGGAGGTCGAACGTGCAGCCAGCTGA
- the tyrS gene encoding tyrosine--tRNA ligase, with protein sequence MTDILDELQWRGLVSQTTDEAALRAALAEGPITLYCGFDPTAPSLHFGNLVQLIVLRHLQRAGHRVICLVGGSTGLIGDPRPSAERVLKTKEQTAEWVTRIQDQVRPFLQFEGANAAITVNNLDWTGPMSALDFLRDVGKYFRVNQMIRKDAVAARLNSDEGISYTEFSYQILQGLDFLQLFREYGCTLQTGGQDQWGNLTAGSDLIHRAEGESVHLLTTPLITDAHGNKFGKSEGNAVWLDAQMTSAYAFYQYWVNVEDASVAHLLKVFTDRTPEEVAELERLVADEPWRRAAQRTLAADMTTLVHGEAATAAVQTASEALFGKGDVRTLDEQTLVDATSELPGAQVPVGTGLLDALVATGLVESKKAARRAIGDGAVSINGDKVGDEAHVLGPGDYLYGRVAVVRRGRKNLAAARLN encoded by the coding sequence GTGACCGACATCCTCGACGAGCTGCAGTGGCGCGGACTGGTGTCGCAGACCACCGACGAGGCCGCCTTGCGGGCGGCGCTCGCCGAGGGACCGATCACCCTCTACTGCGGGTTCGACCCCACGGCGCCGTCCCTGCACTTCGGTAATCTCGTGCAGCTGATCGTGCTGCGCCACCTGCAGCGTGCCGGGCACCGGGTCATCTGTCTCGTCGGCGGATCGACCGGACTCATCGGTGATCCACGACCGAGCGCGGAGCGGGTGCTGAAGACCAAGGAGCAGACCGCCGAGTGGGTCACCCGGATCCAGGACCAGGTGCGCCCTTTCCTGCAGTTCGAGGGTGCCAACGCCGCGATCACGGTGAACAACCTCGACTGGACCGGCCCGATGTCGGCCCTGGACTTCCTGCGGGACGTCGGCAAGTACTTCCGCGTCAACCAGATGATCCGCAAGGACGCCGTGGCCGCGCGGCTGAACAGCGACGAGGGCATCTCCTACACCGAGTTCAGCTACCAGATCCTGCAGGGACTCGACTTCCTCCAGCTCTTCCGCGAGTACGGCTGCACGCTGCAGACGGGCGGTCAGGACCAGTGGGGCAACCTCACCGCCGGCTCGGACCTGATCCACCGGGCCGAGGGGGAGTCGGTGCACCTGCTGACGACACCGCTGATCACCGACGCCCACGGGAACAAGTTCGGCAAGTCCGAGGGCAATGCGGTGTGGCTCGACGCGCAGATGACGAGCGCGTACGCCTTCTACCAGTACTGGGTCAACGTCGAGGACGCCTCCGTGGCCCACCTGCTCAAGGTCTTCACCGACCGCACACCCGAGGAAGTCGCGGAGCTCGAGCGGCTCGTGGCGGACGAGCCCTGGCGCCGCGCAGCCCAGCGGACCCTTGCCGCCGACATGACCACCCTCGTCCACGGGGAGGCGGCCACCGCCGCGGTGCAGACGGCCTCCGAGGCACTCTTCGGCAAGGGCGATGTCCGCACCCTCGACGAGCAGACCCTCGTGGACGCCACCAGCGAGCTCCCCGGTGCCCAGGTGCCGGTGGGCACCGGACTGCTCGATGCCTTGGTTGCCACAGGCCTGGTGGAGTCGAAGAAGGCCGCTCGTCGCGCGATCGGCGACGGTGCCGTCTCGATCAACGGGGACAAGGTCGGCGACGAAGCCCATGTTCTCGGGCCGGGGGACTACCTGTACGGCCGCGTAGCCGTGGTGCGCCGGGGCCGCAAGAACCTTGCCGCAGCTCGCCTGAACTGA
- a CDS encoding tetratricopeptide repeat protein — protein sequence MRQQLRTLSKENADGVAQHLVMVALLLEAEDMDGALAHAETAVRRAGRVPAAREALGFVAYRLGDYARALTEFRTVRRLSGSSHLLPLMVDCERGLGRPERALELLASPEAGSLGREEQVELLIVGSGIRRDMGQPQSAVLALQGQVDKVKGKPWAARVWYAYADALLEVGRTDDARDWFGKAAVADQDGATDAVERIEEIDGVFVEEVDGQDPQA from the coding sequence GTGCGCCAGCAGCTGCGGACTCTGAGCAAGGAGAACGCCGACGGCGTCGCCCAGCACCTCGTGATGGTGGCGCTGCTCCTCGAGGCGGAGGACATGGACGGCGCGTTGGCCCATGCGGAGACTGCTGTGCGCCGCGCAGGACGCGTGCCCGCTGCGCGCGAAGCGCTGGGCTTCGTCGCCTACCGCCTGGGTGACTACGCCCGCGCACTGACCGAGTTCCGCACCGTCCGGCGACTGAGTGGATCCTCGCACCTGTTGCCGCTGATGGTCGACTGCGAGCGGGGTCTGGGGCGACCGGAGCGGGCGCTGGAATTGCTCGCGTCCCCGGAGGCAGGGTCCCTGGGCCGGGAGGAGCAGGTCGAGCTGCTCATCGTCGGGTCGGGTATCCGACGCGACATGGGACAACCGCAGTCAGCCGTGCTCGCGCTGCAGGGCCAGGTCGACAAGGTCAAGGGCAAGCCGTGGGCCGCGCGGGTCTGGTACGCCTATGCCGACGCGTTGCTCGAGGTGGGCCGCACCGACGACGCCCGGGACTGGTTCGGCAAGGCGGCAGTGGCCGACCAGGACGGTGCGACCGATGCGGTCGAGCGCATCGAGGAGATCGATGGGGTCTTCGTCGAGGAGGTCGACGGGCAGGACCCGCAGGCGTGA
- a CDS encoding HAD-IIA family hydrolase: MTRLIDGFDALICDVDGVVVAGSSVVAHAVDVLNSLEIPVVFATNNASRTPMEVAATLRGHGVHASADHVLTSSLAAARELANMLSPGSAVMAVGGPGVADSLRSVGLQPRSPQDEGDVAAVVQGYGPQVTAADLGAAAVAIRSGARWVATNADLTLPTEQGPLPGNGSLVSAVQAAVEVDPVIVGKPSRAIYALAAELVGAQAARTMAVGDRLETDIAGATASGMPGVLVLTGVHGPADAAGASPQSRPLYVLEDLRGLERDYPVGSRNGDWFARGDAMARCGERLDVRGRGIDAVRAGLDAVWAAVDAGRITSQDARALMVSR, encoded by the coding sequence GTGACCCGACTCATCGACGGCTTCGATGCCCTCATCTGCGACGTGGACGGTGTCGTCGTCGCCGGGTCGAGTGTGGTCGCGCACGCCGTTGACGTACTCAACTCTCTCGAGATCCCGGTCGTCTTCGCGACGAACAACGCCTCACGCACTCCGATGGAGGTGGCGGCCACGCTTCGCGGACACGGTGTCCACGCGAGCGCGGACCATGTGCTCACCTCCTCGCTGGCGGCCGCTCGCGAGCTCGCGAACATGCTGTCCCCCGGGTCCGCGGTGATGGCCGTCGGCGGCCCCGGGGTGGCCGACTCCCTTCGCTCGGTCGGTCTTCAGCCCCGATCACCGCAGGACGAAGGGGACGTCGCGGCCGTCGTGCAGGGATACGGGCCGCAGGTCACGGCCGCGGACCTGGGGGCCGCCGCGGTTGCCATTCGGTCCGGCGCGCGGTGGGTCGCGACGAACGCGGACCTGACCCTCCCCACGGAGCAGGGCCCCCTGCCCGGCAACGGTTCGCTCGTGTCTGCCGTTCAAGCGGCCGTTGAGGTCGACCCAGTGATCGTCGGCAAGCCGAGTCGTGCGATCTATGCGCTGGCCGCCGAGCTCGTTGGTGCGCAGGCGGCCCGGACGATGGCTGTCGGTGACCGTCTCGAGACCGACATCGCGGGAGCCACGGCGTCCGGTATGCCCGGAGTGCTGGTCCTCACCGGTGTGCACGGCCCCGCAGACGCGGCAGGCGCATCGCCGCAGAGTCGGCCGCTGTACGTGTTGGAGGACCTGCGCGGTTTGGAGCGCGACTACCCCGTGGGCAGCAGGAACGGTGACTGGTTCGCCCGCGGGGATGCCATGGCCAGGTGTGGGGAGCGCCTCGATGTCCGCGGTCGCGGGATCGACGCGGTCCGAGCCGGGCTGGATGCCGTGTGGGCCGCCGTCGACGCGGGGCGGATCACCTCGCAGGACGCTCGCGCGCTGATGGTCAGCAGGTAA
- a CDS encoding SAM-dependent methyltransferase, protein MAADSRLDVVLVERGLARSRTRANSLIVAGDVLVDGVTVTKASERIASACEVSVSAGADRWVGRAALKLVGAFEGFGLDVVGRRCLDVGASTGGFTQVLLEHGAAHVTALDVGHGQLVPELEADPRVDDRSGTTIRGLTAADLGGPVEVVVGDLSFISLRLVLAEVAGLVTDDGEAVLLIKPQFEVGRDRVGRGGIVASSAARADAIEAVLARAAEVELSVLGLTASPVRGGGGNHEYLVHLTRRTDVGLTWQAQLVRISELVQEEDT, encoded by the coding sequence GTGGCGGCAGACTCCCGGCTGGACGTCGTCCTCGTCGAGCGAGGCCTCGCTCGCAGCCGCACTCGGGCCAACTCGCTCATCGTCGCGGGGGACGTGCTGGTCGACGGCGTCACGGTCACGAAGGCCTCCGAGCGCATCGCCTCCGCCTGCGAGGTGAGCGTCTCCGCGGGCGCAGACCGGTGGGTCGGTCGAGCCGCACTCAAGCTCGTGGGCGCCTTCGAGGGGTTCGGCCTGGACGTCGTAGGACGTCGGTGCCTGGACGTCGGCGCCTCCACCGGCGGTTTCACGCAGGTGCTCCTCGAGCACGGTGCGGCACACGTGACGGCGCTCGACGTCGGCCACGGCCAGCTCGTCCCCGAGCTCGAAGCGGACCCGAGGGTCGACGACCGCAGCGGGACGACCATCCGGGGGCTGACCGCCGCGGACCTCGGCGGGCCCGTCGAGGTGGTCGTCGGTGACCTGAGCTTCATCTCCCTTCGCCTCGTGCTGGCTGAGGTGGCCGGGCTGGTCACCGACGACGGCGAGGCCGTGCTGCTCATCAAGCCGCAATTCGAGGTCGGCCGCGACCGCGTCGGTCGTGGAGGCATCGTCGCTTCCTCGGCTGCCCGCGCCGACGCGATCGAGGCCGTCCTGGCCCGGGCAGCCGAAGTCGAGCTGTCCGTGCTTGGTCTGACGGCGAGCCCCGTGCGCGGGGGAGGAGGAAATCACGAGTACCTCGTACACCTCACCCGCCGCACCGACGTCGGCCTGACGTGGCAGGCTCAGCTGGTGAGGATCAGCGAACTGGTGCAGGAGGAGGACACGTGA
- a CDS encoding NAD kinase, giving the protein MSDQRRVLLMTHPGRPEALEVAIGVAERLAEADIEVRVPAGEIAESILGQHPVSVVHEGDDPASGVELVVVLGGDGTILRGAETARGAGVPVLGVNLGHVGFLAEAEREDVDATVEHIVDRAYRVEERMALDVVATLDGQEIARTWALNESTVEKASRERVLVLTVEIDGRPLSTWGCDGVVMATPTGSTAYAFSAGGPVVWPGVEAMLVVPISAHALFARPLVVAPTSDLAVDLVPGTEGHGVLWCDGRRTVDLPPGARVEVSRSAEPVRLARLSDSPFTDRLVAKFDLSVHGWRGRRQSQQEA; this is encoded by the coding sequence GTGAGCGACCAGCGACGGGTGCTCCTGATGACCCATCCCGGCCGGCCGGAGGCGCTCGAGGTGGCCATCGGGGTCGCCGAACGCCTGGCCGAGGCCGACATCGAGGTCCGGGTGCCCGCCGGAGAGATCGCCGAGAGCATCCTGGGACAGCACCCCGTCTCCGTGGTCCACGAGGGTGATGACCCGGCGAGTGGGGTCGAGCTCGTCGTGGTCCTCGGCGGCGACGGCACGATCCTGCGCGGCGCGGAGACCGCCCGGGGGGCCGGCGTGCCCGTCCTGGGGGTCAACCTCGGCCACGTCGGCTTCCTGGCCGAGGCCGAGCGTGAGGACGTCGACGCGACCGTCGAGCACATCGTCGACCGTGCCTACCGCGTCGAGGAGCGCATGGCCCTCGACGTCGTCGCGACCCTGGACGGTCAGGAGATCGCCCGCACCTGGGCACTGAACGAGTCCACGGTCGAGAAGGCCTCGCGCGAACGGGTGCTCGTCCTGACCGTGGAGATCGATGGACGGCCCCTGTCGACATGGGGTTGCGACGGCGTCGTCATGGCGACCCCCACCGGATCCACCGCCTACGCCTTCTCGGCCGGCGGCCCGGTCGTGTGGCCGGGGGTCGAGGCCATGCTGGTCGTGCCGATCAGCGCGCACGCACTCTTCGCCCGCCCGCTCGTCGTGGCACCCACGTCGGACCTGGCCGTGGACCTGGTCCCGGGGACCGAAGGGCACGGGGTCCTGTGGTGCGACGGCCGGCGCACAGTGGACCTGCCGCCCGGGGCCCGCGTCGAAGTCAGCCGCTCTGCCGAGCCGGTGCGCCTGGCCCGGCTGAGCGACTCGCCCTTCACCGATCGCCTCGTCGCGAAGTTCGACCTGTCCGTGCACGGCTGGCGCGGACGACGCCAGAGCCAGCAGGAGGCCTGA
- the recN gene encoding DNA repair protein RecN, whose product MLRELHIRDLGVIEDATLPLDAGFTVVTGETGAGKTMVVTGLGLVLGGRADAGLVRSGRGEAVVEAALELDPQHPARERAAEAGAAADEDELLLARTVSAAGRSRAHVGGRRAPIATLNDLAEDLVAVHGQADQWRLRRPAQHRALLDTFGGETVAGPLAQVAYLYTAWQEAKGELAGLVEGERTRLQEVELLTHQLEQIDAVDPQPGEDAELAGEAEVLGNAEDLRVGADLAHRLLSDPDSFSGDDVVGRIARAGDELSRIVGHDPRLAEVHRRLGELGVLAADVAGELSAYAADVEADPARLGVVQERRAALTDLTRRYGEDTAAVLAHRDTSRQRLLTLEGADERIEELTGRVDDLAKDLGAALERLTAARAAAAATLAETVEGELARLGMDRARVEIAVGARTDDAGARLPGPEGERTVSAEGADSVEIRVAANRGDPPRSVSKAASGGELSRIMLAIEVATAGSGRAQVPTFVFDEVDAGVGGRAALDVGARLAALARTSQVIVVTHLAQVAAHADRHLVVHKSHDQQVTSSDVRVVEGEYRLGELSRMMGGGDTEVGLTHARELLEQCRGSLSQPS is encoded by the coding sequence ATGCTGCGTGAGCTGCACATCCGCGACCTCGGCGTCATCGAGGACGCGACGCTGCCGCTGGATGCCGGTTTCACCGTCGTCACGGGCGAGACGGGCGCGGGCAAGACCATGGTCGTCACCGGTCTCGGCCTCGTCCTGGGTGGTCGCGCCGATGCCGGCCTGGTCCGCTCGGGCCGGGGGGAGGCCGTCGTCGAGGCGGCTCTCGAGCTTGACCCGCAGCACCCGGCCCGCGAGAGGGCCGCGGAGGCCGGTGCCGCCGCGGACGAGGACGAGCTGCTGCTCGCCCGCACGGTCTCCGCCGCGGGTCGCTCCCGGGCCCACGTCGGGGGTCGGCGGGCACCGATCGCGACGCTGAACGACCTCGCGGAGGACCTCGTGGCCGTCCACGGCCAAGCGGACCAGTGGCGCCTGCGCCGGCCTGCGCAGCACCGGGCGCTGCTCGACACCTTCGGCGGCGAGACGGTGGCCGGTCCACTGGCGCAGGTGGCCTACCTCTACACGGCGTGGCAGGAGGCGAAGGGGGAGTTGGCCGGCCTCGTCGAGGGCGAACGCACCCGCCTGCAGGAGGTCGAGCTGCTGACCCACCAGCTGGAGCAGATCGACGCCGTGGACCCGCAGCCCGGGGAGGACGCGGAGCTGGCCGGAGAGGCAGAGGTCCTCGGCAACGCCGAGGACCTGCGCGTGGGCGCCGACCTGGCCCACCGGCTGCTGTCGGACCCGGACAGCTTCAGCGGCGACGACGTCGTGGGTCGGATCGCCCGGGCCGGTGACGAGCTCTCCCGGATCGTCGGACACGATCCACGTCTGGCCGAGGTCCACCGCCGACTCGGGGAGCTCGGCGTACTGGCAGCGGACGTCGCCGGCGAGCTGTCCGCATATGCCGCCGACGTCGAGGCCGACCCGGCACGCCTGGGCGTCGTGCAGGAGCGCCGGGCCGCGCTGACCGACCTGACCCGGCGCTACGGCGAGGACACCGCAGCCGTCCTCGCCCACCGCGACACCTCCCGGCAACGCCTGCTGACCCTCGAGGGAGCCGACGAGCGCATCGAGGAGCTCACCGGCCGCGTCGACGACCTCGCGAAGGACCTCGGCGCGGCGCTCGAGCGGCTCACCGCGGCCCGTGCGGCGGCCGCAGCGACATTGGCCGAGACCGTCGAGGGTGAGCTGGCCCGCCTCGGGATGGACCGTGCGCGCGTGGAGATCGCGGTCGGGGCCCGCACCGACGACGCAGGTGCCCGGCTTCCGGGGCCGGAGGGGGAGCGCACCGTCTCCGCAGAGGGCGCGGACTCGGTCGAGATCCGTGTCGCCGCCAACCGCGGGGACCCGCCACGGTCGGTGAGCAAGGCCGCCTCCGGCGGTGAGCTGTCCCGGATCATGCTGGCCATCGAGGTCGCCACGGCCGGCTCCGGTCGGGCGCAGGTGCCCACCTTCGTCTTCGACGAGGTCGATGCCGGGGTGGGCGGACGAGCCGCGCTCGACGTCGGCGCCCGTCTGGCCGCACTGGCCCGCACGAGCCAGGTCATCGTCGTCACCCACCTGGCCCAGGTGGCCGCTCACGCCGACCGGCACCTGGTCGTGCACAAGAGCCACGACCAGCAGGTCACGTCCAGCGACGTGCGCGTCGTCGAGGGCGAGTACCGCCTGGGGGAGCTCTCCCGGATGATGGGGGGCGGGGACACAGAGGTCGGTCTCACCCACGCCCGTGAGCTCCTCGAGCAGTGCCGCGGGTCGCTCTCCCAGCCTTCCTGA